The Anopheles moucheti chromosome 3, idAnoMoucSN_F20_07, whole genome shotgun sequence genome contains the following window.
CCGGACAGTTCCCGTACCATGCTCGGTTGTTTACTGAACGTGAAGGTTTAGCTGGTACTGTCCTGACTGCCGGGTCTCTCATCACACCGAATTATATCCTTACGCGTGCAGTGATCACAAATAGAGTTACTTATGGATATGCGATTTTGGGTATCGGTGATGGAAGCAGCGAAGAAACACAGCAGCGAATCAACTTCTCCCGAAATGCTACGCAGGTACATCCCATCCACGACATCGCTACAGTTCGCCTAGATCATCCAGTTACCTTCACGAAGTTCGTGCAGCCGATTCGTTTGCCCGGCCTATCGGACTCTCGCACGTATGAGATGATGGAGGGCACACACGTTGGAACTACTTTCGGACCACTGTTTTATTTGAGTAATCAGATAATGTCGAACAAGGATTGCCATGAGCAACATCCTTATGAATCCATAGCATCTTATCATATTTGCACGAATGCATTCATAGGAGGAACATTCTGTGGTAAAGTGCACGGTTCTGGGTTGATCGTTGAGGATGAGAATGGGCCAATACTGGTTGGAGTTACGTCTTCAATTTATGTATGTGACGTTAACTATCCTATGGTTTTTGAACGTGTATCTGAGTTTCGCAACTGGATCAGTGTGAACTCGGACtatgtgtttgatttttaaacaaatcaatgAGTGTTCGCAAGGATGCTAAAAATGGGTTTGATATGAACAATGttttataaatgaaataaaattatagtACTGCTGCATGAAACTACTTTATtgaattgtttaacattgcGCCATGGCGGTTGTGTTGGTGTTGCGTGGAATTACATGTATCAGTGGAAAGAGAAAGATCTCTTTTCGTAAGATTGTATTAGTAGAGCACTTTGTGCTCATTTTGTAGTGTTGTCTTCGCCCTTTAATAACTCACTCCACGCAACTTAATGAAGAGATTGCCCTAAATCCATGAGGCAACGCGTTTTGGACAGCAGTGACCATAGTAAGAAGCTGGGTTTAACTGCGCGAAAGAAACCCTAAGGCTTAGGTCTAAGGCTTAAACAGATCATAGAACATCTTTTCTAGCTCCTGATCCCCGCTCCTTGGTAGTAGCCTCCTCCATAATATAGCGTTCTGGAGACTTCTACTTCGTCGATCACTTTCGACGATCGTTTGATGGTAGTGAACAGCTCAAGTATAGTATCATCAACGCACACTGCAGGCTACGATATAGACGAACCCAGCAGTGTTCCAATAATTGTAGTTTAACTTGAAGCGGATACATTTCCTGAATTCTGGAAATGGTAGCAACTAGTTCTCCGCTCGAATACAGGATATCCTGCTGGCATTATAGAATCGCACAGGCCTGTGGCGACACAATACCACAACAGGTCCTTTGTAAACACCACCACTGCATTCGCGGAAAGGGAGCAGAGAGCCTTTGGAAGGAAAAAGGGTGGAAATTGTTATTGCACTGTGATAACGATTGACGTGAAAATTGGTGGTTCCCCTTATCTGCAGGCTGATATGGAGTTACCTAGACTCCGTATCAGATGAGGTCATCTACTGTTAACGGTGGAATGCCGCAGTGATCCATACTTGGTTCAAGTCTCTGGAATGCAATGTATGACGGGGTCCTAATCTTGCGTTTGCTTCCAGGAGCTTAGATTACCGGCATCACAATAATGTCGAATGTATTTCTCACGATACTGAGATATAGGGCACTCCTCTTACGTAATTATGAATCGCTCATCGAAAAAATTGTGAGCCagttgtaaacaaaaataatgacGCACATCGTAATAAACGCACAAAAGAATCATCGATCAATCAAAAGCAAATATGATCACTATCACGAAAAAGTAAGAAAGTTTCTGCAAATGTTTAATCGGTGTTTGTGCTTTGTAAATTAACTACTTCTTAATACAGTACACTTCTCATATTCGCCATTGTTCAATGTGCTATCAATATCAATCAATGAGATATTAGAGGTATTGATAAGCATAAAGAATCAAACTCTGATTTCTAATCAGTTTCAGCAATCGAAATAAAAGTCGC
Protein-coding sequences here:
- the LOC128305177 gene encoding collagenase-like — protein: MQFYSTVLVVIGIVVVSAMESGVHQLPIKMFDDLEHDLRPLVADSNPLSTDGYKVYPGQFPYHARLFTEREGLAGTVLTAGSLITPNYILTRAVITNRVTYGYAILGIGDGSSEETQQRINFSRNATQVHPIHDIATVRLDHPVTFTKFVQPIRLPGLSDSRTYEMMEGTHVGTTFGPLFYLSNQIMSNKDCHEQHPYESIASYHICTNAFIGGTFCGKVHGSGLIVEDENGPILVGVTSSIYVCDVNYPMVFERVSEFRNWISVNSDYVFDF